From the uncultured Trichococcus sp. genome, one window contains:
- a CDS encoding LacI family DNA-binding transcriptional regulator, translating to MKDVAALAKVGVGTVSRVLNNSGAVKESTRRKVEAAMKELNYIPNAYARGLKMNKTNTVALIIPTIWHPFFSEFAYHVESNLAEHKYKMLLCNSDVSNDKELEYIQMVQENKVDGIIGITYSDLDNFVSSHLPFVTIDRHFKEETVCVTSDNFHAGELAVEKLVEKGCHKLGYVGTHSRFPSETTKRRDGFEAQAGLMGVPYAIYDGEDPVMEFKQEIRTFFEGNPDVDGVFAHTDFIALDILEVLDEMNRKVPEEVQIIGCDGIKMEAGRKQFLSTIRQPVDLMAKAAVEKIIQVIDGESVRTKITLPVHYVEGPTTKN from the coding sequence ATGAAAGATGTAGCTGCTTTAGCCAAAGTTGGTGTCGGTACCGTATCGCGCGTTCTGAACAATTCAGGAGCTGTGAAAGAATCGACCCGCAGAAAAGTCGAGGCGGCGATGAAAGAGTTGAACTATATTCCGAACGCCTATGCGCGCGGATTGAAGATGAACAAGACCAACACGGTTGCGCTGATCATTCCGACAATCTGGCACCCGTTTTTTTCGGAATTCGCCTATCATGTGGAGAGCAACTTGGCTGAACACAAGTACAAAATGCTGTTATGCAACTCGGATGTCAGCAACGACAAGGAGCTGGAGTATATCCAGATGGTTCAAGAAAACAAAGTGGACGGTATCATCGGCATCACCTATTCGGATTTGGATAACTTTGTCTCGTCGCATTTGCCTTTCGTCACCATTGACCGTCATTTCAAGGAAGAAACGGTTTGCGTCACATCGGACAACTTTCATGCAGGTGAGTTAGCAGTAGAAAAGTTGGTTGAGAAGGGTTGTCATAAACTCGGCTATGTCGGAACGCATTCACGCTTTCCTAGCGAGACGACGAAGAGAAGGGATGGCTTTGAAGCGCAAGCTGGACTTATGGGAGTTCCTTATGCCATCTATGATGGGGAAGATCCGGTTATGGAATTCAAGCAGGAAATTCGAACCTTTTTCGAGGGAAATCCGGATGTGGATGGCGTATTCGCCCACACAGATTTCATTGCTTTGGACATTCTGGAAGTTTTGGATGAAATGAACCGCAAAGTGCCGGAGGAAGTGCAGATCATCGGTTGTGATGGCATCAAGATGGAAGCCGGGCGCAAACAGTTCTTGTCGACAATCCGTCAGCCTGTGGATTTGATGGCCAAAGCCGCAGTCGAAAAAATCATCCAGGTGATTGATGGCGAATCCGTCAGAACGAAGATCACTTTGCCTGTCCATTATGTAGAAGGGCCGACAACGAAAAATTAA
- a CDS encoding C39 family peptidase — translation MRKKTLLKRGLLIIFIVGTLSIRLAPPESASVLDEQAIVAEAPKEVLLDVPLLNQMDYPVLYNGCEVTSLTMILQYNNVSISKNDVAAWLPSVPIVYDNGLRGNPNDAFVGDITGNDYGFSVYHGPIAALAANFVSPDRIKDITGSSFDAVLDALNHGYPVWTITSTSYAPVDDMEVWQTPTGEVNVSYSEHSVVVVGYDDNYFYVNDPYGKKNQPVEKSRFIASWEQFGSQAIYIE, via the coding sequence ATGAGGAAAAAAACGCTTCTCAAAAGAGGCTTGCTGATAATTTTTATCGTTGGTACATTATCCATCAGGCTTGCGCCCCCAGAAAGCGCATCTGTTTTGGATGAACAGGCAATTGTAGCAGAAGCACCAAAAGAAGTGTTATTGGATGTCCCGCTGTTGAACCAAATGGATTATCCAGTTCTATATAACGGTTGCGAGGTGACCTCGCTGACAATGATCCTGCAGTACAACAACGTCTCGATATCCAAGAATGATGTCGCAGCTTGGCTCCCTTCTGTTCCGATCGTTTATGACAACGGCTTGCGGGGCAATCCAAACGATGCATTCGTCGGAGACATCACCGGGAATGATTATGGATTCAGCGTTTACCATGGGCCGATAGCCGCCTTAGCTGCTAATTTCGTATCACCGGATCGCATCAAGGACATCACCGGCAGCTCATTTGATGCTGTGCTCGATGCATTGAATCACGGGTATCCCGTCTGGACAATCACCAGCACAAGCTATGCTCCAGTCGATGATATGGAAGTATGGCAAACGCCAACCGGTGAAGTTAACGTCAGCTACAGTGAACACAGTGTCGTTGTAGTCGGCTATGATGACAACTATTTTTATGTGAATGACCCATACGGCAAAAAAAATCAGCCTGTGGAAAAAAGCAGATTCATTGCCTCCTGGGAGCAATTCGGCAGTCAAGCCATCTACATTGAATAA
- a CDS encoding carbohydrate ABC transporter permease — protein sequence MITLTKFDRGVLLVNRILIGFLVLITLSPLLYVLIASFMDPFILRSQGLSLNPANWSMDGYKRVLQDPAIIRGFVNSIFYSFTYSALTVAVSILTAYPLSKQKLVGKRPITIFLMITMFVGGGLVPTYLLVKNLGMLNTVWAIILPGSINVWNIILARTYFKQLPAELEEAAIIDGANEMQIFFKIMLPLAKPIIFVLFLYAFVGQWNSYFDAMIYLNDADLQPLQLVLRKILIQNQPQQDMIGSATQMAEMAQLAELIKYSTIVISSLPLLVMYPFFQKYFDKGMMAGSLKG from the coding sequence ATGATAACATTGACAAAATTTGACCGCGGTGTGCTGCTGGTTAATCGCATTCTGATAGGCTTTCTGGTCTTGATAACCCTATCTCCCTTGTTGTACGTACTGATTGCTTCCTTTATGGATCCCTTCATTCTCCGCTCACAAGGGTTGAGTCTGAACCCAGCGAATTGGAGCATGGATGGCTACAAAAGGGTGTTGCAGGATCCGGCTATCATCCGAGGTTTCGTGAATTCGATTTTCTATTCATTCACATACAGCGCGTTGACTGTCGCAGTCTCCATCCTGACCGCCTATCCGTTATCCAAACAGAAACTGGTCGGAAAACGGCCGATAACGATTTTCCTGATGATTACGATGTTCGTCGGAGGCGGCTTGGTTCCAACCTACTTACTGGTGAAAAACTTGGGCATGCTGAATACGGTCTGGGCAATCATCCTTCCCGGCTCGATCAACGTCTGGAACATCATCTTGGCGCGAACCTACTTCAAACAACTGCCTGCCGAGCTGGAAGAGGCAGCGATCATCGATGGCGCCAATGAAATGCAGATATTCTTCAAAATCATGTTGCCGCTGGCGAAACCGATCATTTTCGTATTGTTCCTCTATGCTTTTGTGGGCCAGTGGAATTCTTACTTCGACGCCATGATTTACTTGAACGATGCAGACCTGCAGCCCTTGCAATTGGTGCTGCGGAAAATACTGATCCAAAATCAACCGCAACAAGACATGATCGGATCGGCGACCCAGATGGCAGAAATGGCGCAATTGGCCGAACTGATCAAATACTCGACAATCGTCATCTCCAGCTTGCCGCTTCTGGTCATGTATCCATTCTTCCAGAAGTACTTCGATAAAGGGATGATGGCAGGTTCACTCAAAGGTTAG
- a CDS encoding HAMP domain-containing methyl-accepting chemotaxis protein, protein MLGYNSYTTSNEINGNTDQIVNVSIPILEQGAEINYLVASRMSVVRSYLLSGDTTYVELFDLYTQQSEAIQAEILEANGNKQVIVDLFAGIDEWTRITREEVINAYQAGNQQQAIKALFEKSEQLGNENISAMERSLDARIVAIHEEGDDVIAHGDQAMRVTFIISIIAILLSIAIALLISSDLMKRIKLLMGRTTELAEGKLDGTPIDIAHFDELGKLGDSINQMQQQLKAIIVSISETSHTLEENSRDLHQASNEVKLGTEQVAVTMQELAMGSETQASSASNLATVIDVFNDEFQAVNQNTIQIAEGSKEILANTNQGEELMQKSSLQMNKIQDIMQEAVDKMSILENQTQEINKLVGLIQNVADQTNLLALNAAIEAARAGEHGRGFAVVADEVRKLSEQVATSVMDITGFVDTIQKESKNVSSSLQSGYTEVKSGAAQIDQTSNTFSEMKTQLDSMVANISVVTNKLALLAENTNNMSTSIEEIASVSEESAAGVEETSAASQEISSSMEEVSMNSERIAGLADLLNLLVKEFKF, encoded by the coding sequence TTGTTGGGATACAATAGTTATACAACATCGAATGAAATCAACGGGAACACGGACCAAATTGTAAATGTCAGTATCCCTATCTTGGAACAGGGCGCCGAAATCAACTATTTAGTGGCAAGCCGGATGTCGGTTGTCCGCAGCTATTTATTGTCCGGGGATACAACTTATGTGGAATTATTTGATTTGTACACGCAGCAAAGCGAAGCTATCCAAGCGGAGATTTTGGAGGCCAACGGCAACAAACAGGTGATTGTGGATTTGTTCGCAGGAATCGATGAATGGACCCGGATCACACGCGAAGAAGTCATCAATGCCTATCAAGCAGGCAATCAGCAACAAGCGATAAAGGCACTGTTTGAAAAGTCCGAGCAACTGGGAAATGAAAATATCAGTGCCATGGAACGCTCGCTTGACGCCAGGATCGTTGCCATTCATGAGGAAGGCGATGACGTCATTGCACATGGAGATCAAGCGATGAGAGTGACCTTCATCATATCCATAATTGCAATATTGCTGAGCATCGCTATCGCACTATTGATTTCTTCCGATTTGATGAAACGTATCAAGCTATTGATGGGACGAACGACAGAACTGGCAGAGGGCAAACTGGATGGGACCCCCATTGACATAGCACATTTTGATGAATTAGGTAAACTGGGTGATTCGATCAATCAGATGCAACAACAGTTAAAAGCCATTATTGTCAGCATTTCAGAAACGTCACACACACTGGAGGAGAACAGCCGGGATCTCCATCAAGCTTCAAACGAAGTGAAGTTAGGCACTGAACAAGTGGCTGTCACAATGCAGGAACTGGCGATGGGATCCGAAACCCAAGCAAGCAGCGCCAGCAACCTAGCGACTGTCATCGACGTATTCAATGATGAGTTTCAAGCTGTCAACCAGAACACCATTCAGATTGCAGAAGGCTCAAAGGAAATCCTTGCAAATACAAATCAAGGTGAAGAACTGATGCAAAAATCAAGTCTGCAGATGAATAAAATTCAGGACATCATGCAAGAGGCAGTCGATAAGATGAGCATTCTGGAAAACCAGACGCAAGAAATCAACAAGCTGGTTGGGCTTATTCAGAATGTAGCGGATCAAACGAATTTACTGGCATTGAACGCTGCCATAGAAGCTGCGCGAGCTGGCGAACATGGCCGAGGCTTTGCTGTCGTTGCCGATGAAGTCAGAAAGCTGTCTGAACAAGTCGCCACGTCAGTCATGGATATAACCGGTTTTGTGGACACTATCCAAAAAGAATCCAAAAATGTCAGCTCATCCTTACAATCGGGATATACAGAAGTGAAGTCGGGTGCTGCCCAGATCGATCAGACGAGCAATACCTTCAGTGAGATGAAAACGCAATTGGACAGCATGGTGGCGAATATTTCTGTCGTAACCAATAAATTGGCTCTGTTGGCAGAGAACACGAATAACATGAGCACATCCATCGAAGAGATTGCTTCAGTCTCTGAGGAATCCGCTGCCGGAGTCGAAGAGACCTCGGCTGCCAGCCAGGAAATCAGCAGTTCCATGGAAGAAGTTTCGATGAATTCCGAAAGAATCGCAGGACTCGCTGACCTGCTGAATCTGCTTGTAAAAGAATTCAAATTTTAA
- a CDS encoding glycoside hydrolase family 32 protein yields MNTQSQLAYSTDRANQYIAANKGTVNPLYRNRYHASPPVGWMNDPNGFVHYQGAYHLFYQFHPYDAKWGPMHWGHMKSTDLIHWEDLPVALAPDQAYDRFGCFSGSAIERDGKLYLLYTGVTEADEEGVHHQVQCLAVSEDGLHFDKVQQNPVIPVAALPEDASQIDFRDPKVFEHEGMYYTVVASKAGDETGQILLYQSADLVEWEFASVFLKGNKQQGIMWECPDFFRLDGKDCLIFSPMQWPEDGDDYQNLNASILAVGEVDWATKQFHPESFQELDHGLDYYAPQSLEDDKGRRICIGWMQMWGRNFPTDELGHGWTGSMTIPRELKWEDGQLKQYPIGIVAKPVQQGEISPVITMADTKESIPGIAGDCGLLTLKVDTSGLEKLSIHLRENDNERTIVYYDKAKNELGIDRSESGIELKGEEAHPLVSRKVALSGKSDHLELAIYLDRSSVEVFEKNGEVVMTANVYPTAEATGISFECSGKAVFEEATFTPFI; encoded by the coding sequence GTGAACACTCAAAGTCAATTGGCTTACTCGACAGATCGTGCCAACCAATATATAGCAGCAAATAAGGGAACAGTGAATCCTCTTTACCGGAATCGCTATCATGCATCACCCCCAGTCGGCTGGATGAACGATCCGAACGGCTTCGTCCATTACCAAGGGGCGTACCACCTGTTTTATCAATTCCACCCGTATGATGCGAAATGGGGCCCGATGCACTGGGGCCACATGAAGTCGACGGACTTGATCCATTGGGAAGACTTGCCTGTTGCCTTGGCACCGGATCAAGCGTATGACCGATTCGGTTGTTTCTCAGGAAGCGCCATCGAACGGGACGGAAAATTGTATCTGCTGTATACCGGCGTGACCGAAGCAGATGAAGAAGGCGTGCATCACCAGGTGCAGTGCCTGGCGGTGTCGGAGGATGGGCTGCACTTCGATAAAGTGCAGCAAAATCCGGTCATCCCGGTTGCGGCTTTGCCGGAGGATGCTTCCCAGATCGATTTCCGGGATCCGAAAGTTTTTGAACACGAAGGCATGTACTATACGGTAGTCGCCTCCAAGGCCGGCGACGAGACAGGGCAGATTTTGCTTTACCAATCTGCTGACTTGGTGGAATGGGAGTTTGCCTCCGTCTTCCTGAAGGGGAACAAGCAACAAGGGATCATGTGGGAGTGCCCGGATTTCTTCCGCTTGGATGGGAAAGATTGCCTGATTTTCTCGCCGATGCAATGGCCGGAAGATGGGGATGACTATCAGAATCTGAATGCGTCGATACTGGCTGTCGGCGAGGTGGATTGGGCGACGAAACAGTTCCACCCGGAAAGTTTCCAGGAGTTGGATCACGGTTTGGATTACTATGCTCCCCAAAGCCTGGAGGATGACAAAGGCAGAAGGATCTGCATCGGCTGGATGCAGATGTGGGGAAGAAATTTTCCGACAGATGAGCTGGGCCATGGTTGGACGGGATCGATGACGATTCCGAGAGAGCTGAAATGGGAAGATGGCCAGCTGAAGCAATATCCGATCGGTATCGTAGCAAAACCTGTTCAGCAGGGAGAAATCAGCCCGGTGATCACAATGGCGGATACCAAAGAATCGATCCCAGGCATCGCAGGGGATTGCGGATTGCTGACGCTGAAAGTGGACACGTCCGGATTGGAAAAACTGTCCATCCATCTCCGTGAGAACGACAACGAAAGAACCATAGTCTACTATGATAAAGCAAAGAATGAATTGGGAATCGACCGTTCCGAAAGCGGCATCGAACTGAAGGGGGAGGAAGCACATCCACTCGTCAGCCGGAAAGTCGCGTTGTCCGGAAAGAGCGATCATCTTGAACTCGCCATTTACCTGGATCGTTCGTCGGTTGAAGTGTTTGAGAAAAACGGTGAAGTAGTCATGACTGCAAACGTATATCCAACCGCGGAAGCGACGGGCATTTCATTTGAATGCAGCGGCAAAGCAGTGTTTGAGGAAGCTACGTTTACACCCTTTATCTGA
- a CDS encoding carbohydrate kinase, giving the protein MRRVYTIGEILIDFFPSEIGVPLKEVQGFTKQPGGAPANVAVTVSRLGGNASFIGKVGQDAFGDYLTDVLKQNQVDTRHLFRTAEANTALAFVSLQENGEREFSFYRNPSADMLLDKEELEELVFTAADILHFCSVDLIEAPVKYAHLAALEKMQQAGGTIVFDPNVRLNLWPDPEMLKQTIQQFLPYADILKISDDELAFITGTDSEADGIAALLKTEPKLLIFTKGSKGADLYFKGEKASVAGISVKAVDTTGAGDSFIGSFLYQIAAKDAWEDCTLDEIREMGMFANRVAALVTTRPGGMQSIPTMQEVLSLEG; this is encoded by the coding sequence ATGCGGAGAGTGTATACGATCGGAGAGATACTGATTGATTTTTTTCCGAGCGAAATCGGGGTGCCCTTGAAAGAAGTTCAGGGCTTCACCAAACAACCGGGAGGTGCGCCCGCGAATGTCGCAGTGACGGTCAGCCGTCTGGGCGGGAACGCGAGCTTCATCGGCAAAGTGGGCCAGGATGCCTTCGGGGATTATCTGACCGATGTGCTCAAACAGAATCAGGTTGATACCCGTCACCTGTTCCGGACCGCCGAGGCAAACACGGCGCTGGCATTCGTGTCGCTCCAGGAAAATGGGGAGCGTGAATTCAGTTTCTACCGCAATCCCAGCGCGGATATGCTGCTGGACAAGGAAGAGCTGGAGGAGCTTGTTTTCACCGCTGCGGATATCCTGCATTTTTGCTCGGTCGATCTGATCGAAGCACCCGTGAAGTATGCGCATCTTGCTGCTCTGGAAAAAATGCAGCAGGCCGGCGGGACAATCGTTTTTGACCCGAATGTGCGCTTGAATCTCTGGCCGGATCCGGAAATGCTGAAGCAGACGATCCAGCAATTCCTGCCGTATGCCGACATCCTGAAAATCAGCGACGACGAATTGGCATTCATTACGGGCACGGATTCGGAAGCGGATGGGATTGCGGCGTTGCTGAAGACGGAGCCGAAATTGCTGATCTTCACAAAAGGCAGCAAGGGAGCGGACCTGTACTTCAAAGGCGAGAAAGCCAGTGTCGCAGGGATCAGCGTCAAAGCGGTTGACACGACAGGGGCAGGCGACTCGTTCATCGGGTCCTTCCTCTATCAGATTGCCGCCAAGGATGCTTGGGAAGACTGCACTTTGGATGAGATCCGCGAGATGGGCATGTTCGCCAATCGTGTGGCCGCATTGGTGACGACGCGACCGGGCGGCATGCAATCCATCCCGACCATGCAGGAAGTGTTGAGCTTGGAAGGATAA
- a CDS encoding ABC transporter substrate-binding protein has protein sequence MRAKYLGTALLSTATVLTLAACGSSGGASSPDYELTDVSFPLEETVSLKMSTSSSPLAPADPNEKLIFQRLEEQSGVHVDWKNYSSDYIEKRNLDISSGDLPDAMWNAGASDYDLLSWAEDGIIIPLEDLINEHMPNFKKVLDENPEYLAMITAPDGHIYSLPWIEELGQDKESIHTVNDVPWINVDWLEALGLEMPQTTDELMVVLEAFKTQDPNGNGEADEIPISFINDGGNEDMKFLFGAFGIGDNDDHLVVNDDGTIDFTADNEEFKNGVAYFNELYNKDLIDVEAFEQDWNAYVAKGKEQLFGVYFTWDKANVSGANDSYEPLPALAGPSGEKHVTRTNGFGFSRDRFVITSANKNLELTAKWADQMYVPIQSVQNNWGTYGDETQQNIFEYVEATNSLKHLPLEGTAPGELRQKTEAGGPLAILDEYYGTVTTMPDDAQWRLDIFKDTYLADVHNQFNYPRVFLSLEQADRIAQIEADLMPFVNRKRAEWIANGKIAEEWDAYVEELNRLGLEEWMQIKQDAYDTYLSNNK, from the coding sequence ATGAGAGCAAAATACCTTGGCACAGCACTATTATCCACAGCAACAGTCCTGACTTTAGCAGCCTGCGGTTCATCCGGTGGCGCCTCTTCTCCGGACTACGAATTGACGGATGTATCCTTCCCGTTGGAAGAGACCGTTAGCTTGAAAATGTCCACTTCCAGTTCTCCGTTGGCTCCGGCCGATCCGAATGAAAAACTGATCTTCCAGCGTTTGGAAGAACAATCCGGCGTGCATGTAGACTGGAAAAACTATTCTTCTGACTATATCGAAAAACGGAATTTAGACATTTCCAGCGGCGACTTGCCGGATGCCATGTGGAACGCCGGCGCCAGCGACTATGATCTGCTCTCATGGGCAGAAGACGGCATCATCATTCCCTTGGAAGATTTGATCAATGAACATATGCCGAACTTCAAAAAAGTATTGGACGAAAATCCGGAATATTTGGCCATGATCACAGCACCGGACGGCCATATCTACTCTCTGCCATGGATCGAAGAATTGGGCCAGGATAAAGAGTCCATTCACACGGTGAACGATGTCCCGTGGATCAACGTCGACTGGCTGGAAGCTTTAGGCTTGGAAATGCCGCAAACAACGGATGAATTGATGGTTGTATTGGAAGCATTCAAAACCCAAGACCCGAACGGCAACGGCGAAGCCGATGAAATCCCGATTTCCTTCATCAACGATGGCGGGAATGAAGACATGAAGTTCCTCTTCGGCGCATTCGGGATCGGCGATAACGATGATCACTTGGTCGTCAATGATGACGGCACGATCGACTTTACGGCCGACAACGAAGAATTCAAAAACGGCGTCGCTTATTTCAATGAACTGTACAACAAAGACCTGATCGATGTGGAAGCTTTCGAACAGGATTGGAATGCCTACGTGGCGAAAGGGAAAGAGCAACTGTTCGGCGTGTACTTCACATGGGATAAAGCCAATGTCTCCGGAGCGAACGATTCCTACGAGCCACTACCTGCATTGGCTGGTCCAAGCGGAGAAAAACATGTTACACGTACGAACGGCTTCGGCTTCAGCCGTGACCGTTTCGTCATCACAAGCGCCAACAAAAATCTGGAGTTGACTGCCAAATGGGCTGATCAAATGTATGTGCCGATCCAATCTGTACAGAACAATTGGGGCACTTATGGGGATGAGACACAACAGAATATCTTTGAATACGTAGAAGCAACCAATTCGTTGAAACACTTGCCTTTGGAAGGCACTGCACCGGGCGAATTGCGCCAAAAAACCGAAGCCGGCGGACCTTTGGCAATCTTGGATGAATACTACGGAACTGTGACGACGATGCCGGATGATGCGCAATGGCGTTTGGACATCTTCAAAGACACCTATTTGGCTGATGTTCATAATCAATTCAATTATCCACGCGTATTCTTGTCATTGGAACAGGCAGACCGGATCGCTCAGATTGAAGCGGATTTGATGCCGTTCGTCAACAGAAAACGTGCGGAATGGATCGCAAACGGCAAAATCGCCGAAGAATGGGATGCCTACGTAGAGGAATTGAACCGTTTAGGGTTGGAAGAGTGGATGCAGATCAAACAAGACGCTTATGATACATACTTGTCAAACAATAAATAA
- a CDS encoding ABC transporter permease subunit produces the protein MKNSQKSKPKRSTQSKWEFIKQHRMLYYMLLPGLILTLVFKYFPMYGILLAFKDYNPLRGIMGSEWVGVENFVQFINSPNFGILLENTLKISIYGLILGFFPPILLALSLNHLISTKWKKRFQLILYAPNFISLVIVVGMLFMFLAADGPINGFIQGITGSRITFMTDPDYFRTLYILSGIWQGMGWASVLYTATLANVSQDLIDAAHMDGANILYRIWYIDLPAIRPIMVIQFILSVGGIMNVGYEKAFLMQTSMNLPVSEIISTYVYKVGLQMGDYGYSTAVGLFNTVINIILLLAVNALANKVSNDDAAL, from the coding sequence ATGAAAAATAGCCAGAAAAGCAAGCCGAAAAGAAGCACACAGTCCAAATGGGAATTCATCAAACAGCACAGAATGCTCTATTATATGCTGTTGCCGGGACTGATACTCACGCTGGTATTCAAATATTTCCCGATGTACGGCATTCTCTTGGCTTTCAAGGATTACAACCCGTTGCGGGGGATCATGGGGAGTGAATGGGTGGGAGTGGAAAATTTCGTCCAGTTCATCAACTCTCCCAACTTCGGAATTTTGTTGGAGAACACGCTCAAAATCAGCATATACGGACTCATCTTGGGATTCTTCCCGCCGATTCTCTTGGCATTATCTTTGAACCATCTGATCAGCACAAAATGGAAGAAGCGGTTCCAACTGATTCTGTACGCACCGAACTTCATTTCCTTGGTCATCGTTGTGGGTATGTTGTTCATGTTCTTGGCCGCGGATGGTCCGATTAATGGATTTATACAGGGCATCACTGGTTCGCGGATCACGTTCATGACAGATCCGGATTATTTCCGGACGCTCTACATCCTGTCCGGTATTTGGCAAGGGATGGGTTGGGCATCAGTCCTCTACACAGCCACACTGGCTAACGTGAGCCAAGATCTGATCGATGCAGCCCACATGGACGGCGCCAACATCCTGTATCGCATCTGGTACATCGACCTGCCTGCGATCCGACCGATCATGGTCATCCAGTTCATCCTTTCTGTAGGGGGCATCATGAATGTCGGCTACGAGAAAGCTTTCCTGATGCAGACATCGATGAACCTGCCCGTTTCGGAAATCATCTCGACCTACGTCTACAAAGTCGGTCTGCAGATGGGTGATTACGGGTATTCAACGGCAGTCGGACTATTCAATACAGTCATCAATATCATCTTGTTGTTGGCCGTAAATGCGTTAGCGAACAAAGTAAGCAATGATGATGCAGCTTTATAG